A genomic stretch from Juglans microcarpa x Juglans regia isolate MS1-56 chromosome 3S, Jm3101_v1.0, whole genome shotgun sequence includes:
- the LOC121257675 gene encoding F-box protein At1g10780-like → MDSLPDAIVQQILSHINNARDVVACNSVSKRWKDSMPYIRSLYFPRNSFDNHAGTDKPDNIVWKMISSIVQLEELVVYCPFSGAGLASWLSLIGPSLRHLELRMDNLIEHPTCYESPSKLSCIGAAKNLESLKLWGVLMTHSPKWDVFQNLWNLEIVGARMEDPALTDAIHACPNLTNLLLLGCEGVRSVSIDLPHLRQCKLDFYGVGNCSLSLISPKIEVLEVQGCSWIRVRETNHLKNLSIANNAGRVYMVDFGKLEALEFLSIRGVQWCWDAIGNMLKWASEVKHLYMKVEFTGDFEALQPFPEIDFVEFFNGHPKLQKFDVHGAMFAALCQKNSLKYVESGFVIPCLEEVVITVRSPLNAEQKMSTLESLLKYGKNLKTLVLKILQMKSSHSSADDFFDEICRFTYMNRKIVRIE, encoded by the exons ATGGATTCTCTCCCGGATGCCATTGTTCAACAAATCTTATCGCACATCAACAATGCCAGGGATGTGGTAGCTTGCAACTCTGTATCTAAGCGGTGGAAAGACTCAATGCCTTATATTCGTAGCCTCTACTTCCCGCGGAACTCTTTTGACAATCATGCTGGCACGGACAAGCCTGACAACattgtgtggaagatgatatCATCAATTGTTCAACTAGAGGAGCTTGTCGTGTATTGCCCATTTTCAGGTGCTGGCCTTGCTTCATGGCTTTCACTCATAGGTCCGTCCCTCCGGCATCTTGAGCTTCGAATGGATAACCTTATTGAACATCCTACCTGTTATGAGAGCCCCTCAAAATTGAGTTGCATTGGTGCTGCAAAGAATTTGGAATCACTAAAACTTTGGGGAGTGTTAATGACCCATTCTCCCAAGTGGGATGTCTTCCAAAACCTTTGGAACCTTGAAATTGTTGGGGCAAGAATGGAGGATCCTGCATTAACTGATGCAATTCATGCATGTCCCAATCTGACCAACTTGTTGCTGCTTGGTTGTGAAGGGGTTAGGTCGGTTTCGATTGACTTGCCACATTTGCGGCAGTGTAAGCTGGATTTTTATGGCGTGGGTAACTGCTCGCTTTCTCTCATATCCCCCAAAATTGAAGTTCTTGAGGTTCAAGGTTGTAGTTGGATCAGGGTTCGTGAGACAAACCACTTGAAGAATCTTTCAATTGCAAATAATGCGG GGAGAGTCTACATGGTGGACTTCGGGAAACTTGAGGCTCTTGAGTTCTTGTCCATCAGGGGAGTGCAGTGGTGTTGGGATGCCATAGGCAATATGCTTAAATGGGCAAGCGAGGTGAAGCATCTCTACATGAAGGTCGAATTCACTGGGGATTTTGAGGCCCTTCAACCCTTTCCAGAGATTGACTTCGTTGAATTTTTTAACGGTCACCCCAAACTGCAGAAGTTCGATGTCCACGGTGCCATGTTTGCTGCTCTTTGCCAGAAGAACAGCCTGAAATAT GTGGAATCAGGATTTGTAATTCCATGTCTGGAGGAGGTGGTGATCACAGTGCGATCGCCACTAAATGCTGAGCAGAAAATGAGCACTCTTGAATCCTTGCTGAAGTATGGGAAGAATTTGAAGACGCTGGTACTAAAAATTCTGCAGATGAAGAGCAGTCATAGCAGTGCAGATGATTTCTTTGATGAGATCTGCAGGTTTACATACATGAACCGCAAGATAGTTCGAATTGAATAA
- the LOC121258059 gene encoding phosphatidylinositol 4-phosphate 5-kinase 7-like, with protein sequence MADTQRLGEKVFPNGDIYSGNFEGVQPNGKGKYTWSDGTIYEGDWDGGKISGKGKIIWSSGAKYEGDFSGGYLHGIGTFTGPDGSVYHGAWRMNVQHGIGEKQYSTSDTYEGSWKEGVHEGCGSYCWNDGNTYIGNWKGGKMCGRGVMKWVNGDVFEGFWLNGFRHGSGIHRFADGGYYFGKWNRGLKDGKGTFYPTGCKHPSLKKCHYSLECDDRNFLPSHSSSLNSEEDRVTRPSVKHSLSEKIFSNGVLRSTGQISQRSSLLNGNWRVFCPARVLRCHESSGTSSHTSYEDQDEAQDNSTLFYEREYVQGVLIKERIRTYAELSSKTKQRKKFNMKEATRSSCLDVFKGHRSYYLMLNLQLGIRYTVGKITPVPMREVRSSDFSDQARIWMYFPRKGSQFTPPHYSFDFYWKDYCPMVFRNLREMFKLDAAEYMMSMCGDDGLRELASSGKSGSIFYLSHDDRFVIKTLKKSELKALLKMLPYYYRHVGKYENTLITKYFGLYRITLIGGKKVRFVVMGNMFCTELQIHRRYDLKGSYQGRFTDEDKIDETTTLKDLDLSYEFHMDKLLRESLFGQISMDCMFLESLQIIDYSLLLGLHFRAPEHLKPLIENTSAIHHHESFPPGDGAISRGKPPTRSKSLLLVTHEPSSVSTVPGPHIRGSTLRAYSLGDKEVDLLLPGTGRLRVQLGVNMPAQANQKLRQDEVDSKAELSEVYDVVLYLGIIDILQEYNLKKKLEHRYKSLKFDPLTISSVEPKLYASRFINFLKTVFPDVP encoded by the exons TTCTCTGGGGGCTATCTTCATGGTATTGGCACCTTTACTGGACCTGATGGGTCCGTTTACCATGGGGCCTGGAGGATGAATGTCCAGCATGGGATTGGCGAAAAGCAGTATTCTACTTCTGATACATATGAAGGTTCATGGAAGGAAGGAGTACATGAAGGCTGTGGCAGCTATTGTTGGAATGATGGAAACACATATATCGGGAATTGGAAAGGTGGGAAAATGTGCGGTAGAGGGGTTATGAAATGGGTAAATGGTGATGTTTTTGAAGGCTTTTGGTTAAATGGGTTTAGACATGGGTCTGGAATACATAGGTTTGCTGATGGGGGATATTACTTTGGAAAGTGGAATAGGGGCCTAAAAGATGGAAAAGGAACTTTCTATCCTACTGGGTGCAAACATCCATCTTTGAAGAAGTGTCATTACTCTCTCGAATGTGATGACAGAAATTTTCTTCCGTCTCACAGTTCATCATTGAACTCAGAGGAAGACAGGGTAACAAGACCAAGTGTTAAGCACAGTCTTTCTGAGAAGATTTTTAGTAATGGAGTTTTACGAAGTACAGGTCAAATATCACAAAGGAGTTCATTGTTAAATGGAAATTGGAGAGTCTTTTGTCCTGCTAGGGTCCTAAGATGCCATGAATCTTCAGGCACGTCTTCCCATACCTCTTATGAAGATCAGGATGAGGCACAAGATAACAGTACTTTATTTTATGAAAGGGAATATGTGCAAGGAGTTTTAATCAAAGAGAGAATTAGGACATATGCCGAGTTatcaagcaaaacaaaacagcgtaaaaaatttaatatgaaagAAGCAACAAGGAGCTCTTGTTTGGATGTTTTCAAAGGCCATCGGAGCTATTATTTAATGCTTAATTTGCAACTTGGTATAAG GTACACTGTTGGCAAGATTACACCAGTCCCTATGCGTGAAGTGCGGTCATCTGATTTCAGTGATCAAGCTAGAATATGGATGTATTTTCCAAGAAAGGGTTCCCAGTTTACTCCTCCACATTATTCTTTTGATTTCTATTGGAAAGACTATTGCCCAATGGTCTTCAG GAATTTGAGGGAGATGTTCAAGTTAGATGCGGCGGAGTACATGATGTCCATGTGTGGTGATGATGGTCTGAGGGAGCTTGCTTCTTCGGGTAAAAGTGGCAGTATCTTCTATCTTTCTCATGATGACAGATTTGTGATCaagacattaaaaaaatcagaactGAAG GCTCTACTCAAGATGCTTCCTTACTATTATCGTCATGTAGGAAAATATGAGAACACTCtgataacaaaatattttgggcTCTACAGGATAACATTAATAGGTGGAAAAAAG GTACGCTTTGTGGTCATGGGGAATATGTTTTGCACAGAACTACAAATTCACCGTCGTTATGATTTGAAAGGATCATATCAAGGAAGATTTACAGATGAAGATAAAATTGATGAGACTACCACATTGAAAGATCTTGATTTATCATATGAATTTCATATGGACAAATTATTACGGGAATCCCTTTTTGG ACAAATTTCTATGGACTGTATGTTCTTAGAATCACTGCAGATCATTGATTATAGCCTTCTGTTGGGATTACACTTTAGAGCTCCAGAGCACCTGAAGCCTCTCATAGAAAATACCAGTGCAATTCACCATCACGAGAGTTTCCCTCCTGGTGATG GAGCAATTTCGCGAGGAAAACCCCCTACTCGTTCAAAAAGTCTGCTACTAGTAACCCATGAACCCAGCTCTGTCAGCACAGTTCCAGGTCCTCACATCAGAGGAAGTACGTTGAGAGCATATTCTTTAGGTGACAAGGAAGTTGATCTTTTACTGCCTGGTACTGGGAG GCTACGTGTGCAGTTAGGAGTTAACATGCCAGCACAGGCAAATCAGAAGCTTCGGCAGGATGAGGTCGATTCCAAAGCTGAACTTTCTGAGGTTTATGATGTTGTTCTCTATTTGGGCATAATCGATATACTGCAGGAatacaatttgaaaaagaagCTGGAGCATAGATATAAATCGTTGAAATTTGACCCCCTCACAATCTCATCTGTTGAACCCAAGCTGTATGCTTCCCGTTTTATCAATTTCTTGAAGACAGTTTTCCCAGACGTGCCATGA
- the LOC121257672 gene encoding uncharacterized protein At1g10890-like isoform X3: MRRKSRSISPKHRRNHSRSRRHKSRSPTPRHSKRQRSRSSSLSPIHKSSSSSLGSVERKNASEKLRLEEEKKRRQQEAELKLIEEETKKRVEEAIQRKVEESVNSLEIKLEIQRRLEEGRKKVCNEVAAQLEKEKEAAVIEAGQREEKARKETEELERMLEENQRRVEEAQRREALEQQQQEEERYQELEEMQRQKEEAMRRKKLQEDEERLNQVKLLGKNKSRPKVSFALGSK; encoded by the exons ATGAG AAGAAAAAGTCGTTCTATTTCCCCAAAACACCGCAGAAATCATTCACGTTCTAGACGTCATAAAAGTCGTTCACCAACTCCAAGACATTCTAAGAGGCAAAGGAGTAGAAGTTCCTCCTTGTCTCCTATTCATAAATCTTCAAGTTCAAGTCTTGGTTCCGTAGAGCGGAAAAATGCAAGTGAAAAATTGAGattagaagaagagaagaaaag GCGACAGCAGGAAGCAGAGTTGAAACTAATAGAAGAAGAGACTAAAAAAAGAGTGGAAGAAGCAATTCAGAGGAAAGTGGAAGAGAGCGTAAACTCTCTGGAAATTAAACTGGAAATACAGAGGCGGTTGGAGGAGGGGCGGAAGAAAGTTTGCAATGAAGTAGCAGCTcaacttgagaaagaaaaggaagctgCTGTCATTGAGGCTGGACAAAGAGAG GAAAAGGCTCGAAAAGAGACAGAAGAGCTGGAAAGGATGTTGGAGGAGAACCAGAGGAGGGTAGAAGAAGCACAGAGAAGGGAAGCTCTAGAGCAGCAGCAGCAAGAGGAGGAGCGGTACCAGGAGTTAGAAGAGATGCAAAGACAAAAAGAAGAGGCTATGCGGAGAAAGAAACTGCAAGAAGACGAAGAACGGTTAAACCAGGTGAAATTGCTGGGCAAGAACAAATCCCGCCCGAAAGTGTCGTTTGCGCTTGGCTCAAAGTGA
- the LOC121257672 gene encoding uncharacterized protein At1g10890-like isoform X1 has product MPRDLSRSRSPSYKRRYSPSYATQRYSRRSRRDRSRSPYSSYSYSRRKSRSISPKHRRNHSRSRRHKSRSPTPRHSKRQRSRSSSLSPIHKSSSSSLGSVERKNASEKLRLEEEKKRRQQEAELKLIEEETKKRVEEAIQRKVEESVNSLEIKLEIQRRLEEGRKKVCNEVAAQLEKEKEAAVIEAGQREEKARKETEELERMLEENQRRVEEAQRREALEQQQQEEERYQELEEMQRQKEEAMRRKKLQEDEERLNQVKLLGKNKSRPKVSFALGSK; this is encoded by the exons ATGCCTCGAGATCTGTCACGGTCGAGATCTCCTTCGTATAAGCGAAGGTATTCACCATCTTATGCAACACAGAGGTATAGCAGGAGAAGTCGAAGAGATAGAAGCCGGTCTCCATATTCATCCTATTCTTATAGCAG AAGAAAAAGTCGTTCTATTTCCCCAAAACACCGCAGAAATCATTCACGTTCTAGACGTCATAAAAGTCGTTCACCAACTCCAAGACATTCTAAGAGGCAAAGGAGTAGAAGTTCCTCCTTGTCTCCTATTCATAAATCTTCAAGTTCAAGTCTTGGTTCCGTAGAGCGGAAAAATGCAAGTGAAAAATTGAGattagaagaagagaagaaaag GCGACAGCAGGAAGCAGAGTTGAAACTAATAGAAGAAGAGACTAAAAAAAGAGTGGAAGAAGCAATTCAGAGGAAAGTGGAAGAGAGCGTAAACTCTCTGGAAATTAAACTGGAAATACAGAGGCGGTTGGAGGAGGGGCGGAAGAAAGTTTGCAATGAAGTAGCAGCTcaacttgagaaagaaaaggaagctgCTGTCATTGAGGCTGGACAAAGAGAG GAAAAGGCTCGAAAAGAGACAGAAGAGCTGGAAAGGATGTTGGAGGAGAACCAGAGGAGGGTAGAAGAAGCACAGAGAAGGGAAGCTCTAGAGCAGCAGCAGCAAGAGGAGGAGCGGTACCAGGAGTTAGAAGAGATGCAAAGACAAAAAGAAGAGGCTATGCGGAGAAAGAAACTGCAAGAAGACGAAGAACGGTTAAACCAGGTGAAATTGCTGGGCAAGAACAAATCCCGCCCGAAAGTGTCGTTTGCGCTTGGCTCAAAGTGA
- the LOC121257673 gene encoding uncharacterized protein LOC121257673 — MLYMIRLPPSFFITDARSDLHNSQPTRKMEALLYQFTLLSDLALQDKSFDPSNIEDLMKLFEIEAYKSWVAMEQEQQKEVEEAETELQQAEDYLDSVLESAMDEFRRFEAELESRSKAEMKSLVETGENARKMGNLMEKAATVASKRYMEAALNSATASMKSAWKGLSSKKVHPS; from the coding sequence atgctTTATATGATTCGCCTACCACCCAGCTTTTTCATCACTGATGCTAGATCTGATCTGCACAATTCACAACCCACAAGAAAGATGGAAGCTCTCCTCTACCAATTCACCCTCCTCTCAGATCTAGCCTTGCAAGACAAGAGCTTTGATCCATCCAACATTGAAGACCTCATGAAGCTCTTCGAGATTGAAGCATACAAGTCATGGGTAGCCATGGAGCAAGAACAGCAGAAGGAAGTTGAAGAGGCCGAGACCGAGTTGCAACAAGCCGAGGACTACCTTGACTCGGTTTTGGAGAGCGCCATGGACGAGTTTAGACGCTTCGAAGCGGAACTCGAAAGCAGGTCAAAGGCTGAGATGAAAAGCTTGGTGGAAACTGGCGAGAATGCGAGAAAGATGGGGAACTTGATGGAAAAGGCTGCAACTGTTGCTTCCAAAAGGTATATGGAGGCCGCACTGAATTCTGCAACTGCTTCCATGAAATCAGCTTGGAAGGGACTTTCATCCAAAAAGGTTCATCCTtcttaa
- the LOC121257672 gene encoding uncharacterized protein At1g10890-like isoform X2 — MSKGIQIPCLFVFVSSSIYLMLLYRRKSRSISPKHRRNHSRSRRHKSRSPTPRHSKRQRSRSSSLSPIHKSSSSSLGSVERKNASEKLRLEEEKKRRQQEAELKLIEEETKKRVEEAIQRKVEESVNSLEIKLEIQRRLEEGRKKVCNEVAAQLEKEKEAAVIEAGQREEKARKETEELERMLEENQRRVEEAQRREALEQQQQEEERYQELEEMQRQKEEAMRRKKLQEDEERLNQVKLLGKNKSRPKVSFALGSK; from the exons atgtcTAAAGGTATTCAAAttccttgtttgtttgtttttgttagtTCCTCAATATATTTAATGTTGTTATACAGAAGAAAAAGTCGTTCTATTTCCCCAAAACACCGCAGAAATCATTCACGTTCTAGACGTCATAAAAGTCGTTCACCAACTCCAAGACATTCTAAGAGGCAAAGGAGTAGAAGTTCCTCCTTGTCTCCTATTCATAAATCTTCAAGTTCAAGTCTTGGTTCCGTAGAGCGGAAAAATGCAAGTGAAAAATTGAGattagaagaagagaagaaaag GCGACAGCAGGAAGCAGAGTTGAAACTAATAGAAGAAGAGACTAAAAAAAGAGTGGAAGAAGCAATTCAGAGGAAAGTGGAAGAGAGCGTAAACTCTCTGGAAATTAAACTGGAAATACAGAGGCGGTTGGAGGAGGGGCGGAAGAAAGTTTGCAATGAAGTAGCAGCTcaacttgagaaagaaaaggaagctgCTGTCATTGAGGCTGGACAAAGAGAG GAAAAGGCTCGAAAAGAGACAGAAGAGCTGGAAAGGATGTTGGAGGAGAACCAGAGGAGGGTAGAAGAAGCACAGAGAAGGGAAGCTCTAGAGCAGCAGCAGCAAGAGGAGGAGCGGTACCAGGAGTTAGAAGAGATGCAAAGACAAAAAGAAGAGGCTATGCGGAGAAAGAAACTGCAAGAAGACGAAGAACGGTTAAACCAGGTGAAATTGCTGGGCAAGAACAAATCCCGCCCGAAAGTGTCGTTTGCGCTTGGCTCAAAGTGA
- the LOC121257674 gene encoding transmembrane emp24 domain-containing protein p24delta3-like produces the protein MRGEVVLSLLVLCFLASDVVRKGQAIWLTVPTATTKCVSEEIQNNVVVLGDYVVISDDPSHPIPTISAKVTSPYGNNLHHKENATHGQFAFTTHEAGNYLVCFWVDGSKPGGGDVSVNLDWRTGIAAKDWESVAKKEKIEGVELELRKLEGAVEAIHENLLYLKGREAEMRTVSEKTNARVAWFSTMSLGVCIAVSALQLWHLKRFFHKKKLI, from the exons ATGCGCGGGGAGGTGGTGTTGTCGTTGTTAGTCCTATGTTTCCTCGCAAGCGACGTCGTACGGAAGGGCCAGGCGATTTGGCTGACCGTACCGACCGCCACTACCAAGTGCGTTTCCGAGGAAATCCAGAACAATGTCGTCGTTTTGGGCGACTACGTTGTCATCTCCGACGATCCCTCCCATCCCATCCCCACCATCTCCGCCAAG GTGACATCTCCATATGGAAATAATCTTCATCATAAGGAGAATGCGACACATGGACAGTTTGCTTTCACAACTCATGAGGCTGGCAACTATCTGGTGTGTTTTTGGGTAGATGGTTCTAAACCAGGAGGTGGAGATGTTAGTGTAAACCTCGACTGGAGAACTGGAATTGCGGCAAAAGATTGGGAATCAGTTGCAAAAAAGGAGAAGATTGAG GGTGTTGAGCTTGAGCTGAGGAAACTCGAAGGAGCAGTGGAGGCAATTCATGAAAATTTACTCTATCTCAAGGGCAG AGAGGCGGAGATGAGGACTGTGAGTGAAAAAACAAATGCCAGGGTGGCGTGGTTTAGTACCATGTCGTTGGGTGTCTGCATTGCAGTTTCGGCTCTGCAGTTATGGCACTTGAAGCGGTTCTTTCATAAGAAGAAGCTCATCTAG